The Stieleria maiorica genome includes the window CGCTGCCGGAATCGCTGATCCGCAAAGTCGTCTACGACAACCCGCTGGAATTCTTCTCCAAGAGCAAGCAATTTAATTTCACCCCACGGGGTTAGGGCTTCCGTCAATTCTGGTGTTGGGGTAGCGGAACTCGCCAAGAGTTTCGCTGTCTGCGGCGAAGCCGCCCGGGAGAACGCCGAAAGCCTCCGCGGCTTTCGCTACCGCCCCCCACACCGCCGGATCCCGCAATCGACGCTTTGCCGTTAGAATCTTCCGGCGACCGGCCGGTCTTGCAGGAACCGGTCGCGCGTTTCAGCCATGCGACCCGGAGTCCGTTGTGAAGGGTGAAGAGAAAGGGAATTCGTTTTCGACCTTTGGTGGCGTCTTCACCCCGTGTGTGCTGACCATCCTGGGCGTGATCATGTTCTTGCGCTTCGGGTTCGTCGTCGGACAGGCCGGAGTGTTTGCGGCATTGGTCATTGTGCTGGCCAGCAACGCGATCACGACGCTGACCAGTTTGTCGCTTTCGGCGATCGCGACCAACACCCGTGTCGAAGGCGGCGGGGCGTATTTTTTGATCAGCCGCAGCCTGGGTCCGGAATTCGGCGGCGCGATCGGGTTGGTGTTTTTCGCCGCCCAAGCCCTCTCGGTGGCGATGTACGTGATCGGTTTCTCCGAGGCGTTTCTGGGCCTGCTGCCCGAGGGGACGTCGCCGATCTTGGTCGCTTCGGTGACCAATCTGCTGGTGACGGTGTGCGTCTGGGTCGGCGCCAGTTGGGCGATCAAAATTCAATTTGTGATCCTGGCCAGCGTTGCGATCTCGCTGCTGTCGTTTTTTGGCGGTGCGGCGGGCGGTTTCGACGCCGGACATCTGACCGCCAATTGGGGTACCGGCTTTCAGGATGGCGAATCATTCTGGACCGTCTTTGCGTTGTTTTTTCCGGCGGTGACCGGAATCATGGCCGGAGCGAATATGTCGGGCGACCTTCGCGATCCGGCGCGTTCGATCCCCGCCGGGACGCTTTCGGCCGTCGCGACGACCATGCTGATCTACGCCGCGATGGCGGTCTGCTTGGGTGCGAGCGCCAGCCGTGACGACTTGATCGGAAACAACATGGTCGTCAGCAAGGTCGCGATGTTTCCGATGCTGATCACCTTGGGCGTGTTTGCGGCAACGCTCTCGTCCGCCTTGGGCAGCATGATGGGCGCGCCGCGGATCCTGCAGTCGTTGGCCCGCGATCGGGTCTTTTTGCGACTGGTCCCCTTCGGCGTCAGCGGCAACGACGGAGAACCGCGGCGGGCGATTCTGGCCACCGCCCTGATCGCTCAAACCGGAATCATGGCGGCAGACCTGAATTCGATCGCGCCCTTGATCACGATGGCGTTCCTGTTGACCTATGGCCTGCTGAACCTGGCGACGTTTTACGAATCGATCACGAACAATCCCAGCTACCGACCACAGTTTCGTTACAGCAACTGGGTCACCGCGCTTGCCGGCGCGATCGGATGCGGCCTGGTGATGTTATTGATCGATTGGCGCTGGGCTATCGTCGCCAGCGGACTGGTCGCCGCCTTGCATAGCTACCTGACGCGCGCGGACGTGAACGCGGACTGGGGCGATTTGAGCAGCGGTTTGCTGTTCGAGCGCACCCGTCGCAATCTGTTGAAATTGGAAGACAGCTTTTATCACCCTAAGAACTGGCGGCCGTTCATTCTGGCGTTCAGCGGCAGCGGTTTTTCGCGTCCCCATCTGGTCGTCTTCGGCAGTTGGCTGTCACGTGAAACCGGCGTCTTGGCACTGGCACAGGTGATCCCCGGCGGGCTGGATGACCAGTCGGAGCGATTGGCCACCCAGGAATCGATCTTGCACGCGATGATCAAGGAACGCCATTTGGCGGCATTCCCCGCGGTCGTCGTCGCCAGCGATTACACCGCCGGCGTCCAAGCGCTCGTTCAATGCCAGGGCCTCGGGCGTCTGCGTCCCAACGTGGTCTTGATGGGATGCCCCCTGTCGGCTGATCGGATGCGCGTCTTTGGCGGCCTGCTCAGGAATCTGGAAGGACTCGATCGCAGCGTCGTGGTGCTGCGGCAAACCGACGATTCCGAAGGCGAAGACGTCGCACCGGCCGGAACGGTTGACGTCTGGTGGCGGGGGCGAGCCAACGGGGAACTGATGGTCTTGCTGGCCCACCTGATGCTCTCCCACCCGACCTGGCAGCGACGACAATTGCGATTGCTCCGCGTGGTGCAAAGCGATTCGGCGATCGATGAAGTAAACTCACACCTGGAAGGTTTGCTCCGCGAAGCCCGCATCGTCGGCCACACGGAAGTCGTGGTTTCGGACGATCCGGCCACCGCGATCCAAACGACCAGCCGAGACGCCGCGTTCGTCTTTCTGGGACTGGCGATTCCGGCCGAAGGGGATGACGTGGAGTTTCTGACACGACTGGAAGCACTTGTCGGCGAGCTGCCGCGAGTGGCACTGGTTCACAGCGGCGGCGGAATGAAGTTAGAGAGTTAGAAATGGGCAGTGTGTTCCAAGAGTCTGCCGTCCGTAGCGGCTTGGTTTCCAAGCGACAAATGGACAAGGTGCTGGAAAAGATCGGCCGCGAGGACGATGCGTTGATCGCCGCCACGCTGGTCAAAAGCGGTTTGATCACCGAATACCAGGCACAACAGCTGCACGTCGGACGGACCAAGTTGACGCTGGGGCCGTACCTGATCACCGACTGGATCGGGCAAGGCGGCATGGGGCAGGTCTTTAAAGCGGTGCACAAGGTGATGGGCCGCGAGTGTGCCGTGAAGGTCCTGCCGCTGGAAAAGTCGACGGCGCTTTCACGCGATTCCTTTACACGAGAAATCCGACTGCAGGCGGGACTGGATTGCCCCTTCGTCGTCCGGGCCTACGATGCCGGTCGCGACGGCAACGTGCACTACCTGGTCACCGAATATGTGCCGGGAACCGACCTGCGAAAACTGGTCCGTCGCGGCGGACCACTCAGCATGCAGCACGCCGCGTTGGTGATCTCCCAAGCCGCACGCGGGCTGCAATACGCCCACGACCTGGGACTGGTGCATCGCGATGTCAAACCGGGAAACATCCTGGTTACCCCCGAAGGCCACACCAAAGTCTCCGACATCGGATTGGCGGCCTGGAGCATGGGGTTGGACGATGATCCGCGAGCCGGAAAGATCGTCGGCACCGCCGACTATTTGTCGCCCGAACAGATCCGCAATCCACGCGCGATCGGCCCCGCGAGCGACCTCTATTCGCTCGGCTGCACGCTGTACTACACCGTGACCGGCAAAGTCCCCTTTCCCGGCGGCGATTCCAAAAGCAAGTGCAAACGCCATTGCGAACAGACGCCCTGGCATCCGCGGAAATTTGCCCCGGACCTGTCAGAAGACTTCGTCGACACGATCGCCGACATGATGGAGAAAGATCCGGCGCGGCGGATTGCGACCGCCACCGACGTAGCCGAACGGCTGGAAACGTGGTGCACCACGTCGTTCGAAGTGGACCGGCCGATCGAACGCCAGGCTTGGACCGCGCCGCCGATCGGAATCGACGACGCACCAGAGTTCTATCCCAACGCCAGCCCCGATGCACCGCCCCTGTTCGGTCCGGGCCAAAACGGATCGGGACATTACAGTTCCGGCCAATACAGTTCCGGCCAGCAAGGGTCGGGCAACTTCGGCTCCAAGGTCGGGATGGTCCCCTCGGATTCCTCGATGCCGGTGCTGTTGGACCAGCCGATCGATCCGGCCATGGCCCGCGAGCGACGCAAGCCGTTCCCCGTCGGCTTTGTCGGTGGATTACTGCTCGGTATTTTACTCGGCGCCCTGACGGCGCTTTACTGCGTCCGCGAGTTTCTGTGATCTCGCACAGTGCCAGGCGCGACGCGTGAGCGAGGGGCCGCACATCGCCCCTCGCTCACGCTTCGCTCCTGGCATCGAAAGATTGACGAGTGTCGCGACCTCAAAACAGGGCGTGAGCAAACACGACACTTCAAGGAACTCAACTCAATCGCACCACTACCAACGGTCTTCGGGACGCTCCAGGATCTCGCGTAGCAAGAAGGCTTGTTGCAGCCCGCCGGGGCGGTGCAGCAGATCCAGCAACTGCTCAGCCG containing:
- a CDS encoding APC family permease; this translates as MKGEEKGNSFSTFGGVFTPCVLTILGVIMFLRFGFVVGQAGVFAALVIVLASNAITTLTSLSLSAIATNTRVEGGGAYFLISRSLGPEFGGAIGLVFFAAQALSVAMYVIGFSEAFLGLLPEGTSPILVASVTNLLVTVCVWVGASWAIKIQFVILASVAISLLSFFGGAAGGFDAGHLTANWGTGFQDGESFWTVFALFFPAVTGIMAGANMSGDLRDPARSIPAGTLSAVATTMLIYAAMAVCLGASASRDDLIGNNMVVSKVAMFPMLITLGVFAATLSSALGSMMGAPRILQSLARDRVFLRLVPFGVSGNDGEPRRAILATALIAQTGIMAADLNSIAPLITMAFLLTYGLLNLATFYESITNNPSYRPQFRYSNWVTALAGAIGCGLVMLLIDWRWAIVASGLVAALHSYLTRADVNADWGDLSSGLLFERTRRNLLKLEDSFYHPKNWRPFILAFSGSGFSRPHLVVFGSWLSRETGVLALAQVIPGGLDDQSERLATQESILHAMIKERHLAAFPAVVVASDYTAGVQALVQCQGLGRLRPNVVLMGCPLSADRMRVFGGLLRNLEGLDRSVVVLRQTDDSEGEDVAPAGTVDVWWRGRANGELMVLLAHLMLSHPTWQRRQLRLLRVVQSDSAIDEVNSHLEGLLREARIVGHTEVVVSDDPATAIQTTSRDAAFVFLGLAIPAEGDDVEFLTRLEALVGELPRVALVHSGGGMKLES
- a CDS encoding serine/threonine protein kinase, which codes for MGSVFQESAVRSGLVSKRQMDKVLEKIGREDDALIAATLVKSGLITEYQAQQLHVGRTKLTLGPYLITDWIGQGGMGQVFKAVHKVMGRECAVKVLPLEKSTALSRDSFTREIRLQAGLDCPFVVRAYDAGRDGNVHYLVTEYVPGTDLRKLVRRGGPLSMQHAALVISQAARGLQYAHDLGLVHRDVKPGNILVTPEGHTKVSDIGLAAWSMGLDDDPRAGKIVGTADYLSPEQIRNPRAIGPASDLYSLGCTLYYTVTGKVPFPGGDSKSKCKRHCEQTPWHPRKFAPDLSEDFVDTIADMMEKDPARRIATATDVAERLETWCTTSFEVDRPIERQAWTAPPIGIDDAPEFYPNASPDAPPLFGPGQNGSGHYSSGQYSSGQQGSGNFGSKVGMVPSDSSMPVLLDQPIDPAMARERRKPFPVGFVGGLLLGILLGALTALYCVREFL